In one window of Bradyrhizobium diazoefficiens DNA:
- a CDS encoding 4'-phosphopantetheinyl transferase superfamily protein, with protein sequence MADDGIELFVGLIGSIDTPGAADACRRLLSVDERKRADRFMFERHRRQYIFAHAMLRLALSHADPDVAPTDWSFSTGHYGRPFVAAPASATALHFSLSHADGCVACVVSRHETVGVDVETVSRRVAPLSTALRFFAPEEVETLRGLPEPAAIERFFDYWTLKEAYLKARGFGLNLPLDAFAMQVSREAIEISFKPDIANDPAGWRFSLCSPSPSHRLAIADGSRAAGGLRITRNAWPLQEAAE encoded by the coding sequence ATGGCAGACGACGGAATTGAACTGTTTGTCGGGTTGATCGGGAGCATTGACACGCCAGGCGCGGCCGACGCGTGCCGGCGGCTGCTCTCGGTCGACGAGCGGAAACGCGCCGATCGCTTCATGTTCGAGCGGCATCGGCGGCAATATATCTTCGCACACGCGATGTTGCGCCTGGCGCTCTCGCACGCAGATCCCGATGTCGCCCCCACCGACTGGTCGTTTTCGACCGGCCACTACGGGCGGCCCTTTGTCGCAGCGCCTGCGAGCGCGACAGCGTTGCATTTCAGCCTGTCCCACGCCGATGGGTGCGTCGCTTGCGTGGTGTCGAGGCACGAGACCGTCGGCGTCGACGTCGAGACTGTGTCGCGGCGCGTCGCACCGCTATCGACCGCGCTCCGCTTCTTTGCGCCGGAAGAGGTCGAGACGCTGCGCGGTCTGCCGGAGCCAGCCGCGATCGAGCGCTTCTTCGACTATTGGACGCTGAAGGAGGCCTATCTGAAGGCCAGGGGCTTTGGGCTCAATCTGCCGCTCGACGCGTTCGCCATGCAGGTGTCGCGGGAGGCGATCGAGATCAGCTTCAAGCCCGATATTGCCAACGATCCAGCGGGCTGGCGCTTCTCGCTGTGTTCGCCCTCGCCCTCGCATCGCCTGGCGATCGCCGACGGCTCCCGCGCGGCTGGCGGCCTTCGCATCACCCGCAACGCCTGGCCGCTCCAGGAAGCGGCGGAATGA
- a CDS encoding LLM class flavin-dependent oxidoreductase: MIPARLRVFPAISRNRDPKTYVGELMRVAEFADRNGFEGILLFEGNDVFVEPWAMAQHIVAATTRSSPLIAVNPVYMHPFTAAKFVSSFAQLYSRKVYLNMITGTAVSDLQGLGDEHPHADRYVRLGEFVAIMRQLLSSPRPVNVEGRFYRASNLQLRPHLPAELMPEFLIAGQSHAAQRVAEETGCVKMQMLPPDLDRGLNAPGMNFGIFARESSCEARQAAKARFRDNPDDRELLALTVENSDSVWKRRLFEGQSGELADNGYWLLPYLTFQADCPYLVGSYAEIGAKLKDFAAKGLTTIMLDMVADETEMQHVCKALKASGMF, from the coding sequence ATGATTCCCGCGCGGCTGCGCGTCTTTCCGGCAATCTCGCGCAACCGCGATCCCAAGACATATGTCGGCGAGCTGATGCGGGTGGCAGAGTTCGCCGATCGCAATGGCTTCGAAGGCATCCTGCTGTTCGAAGGCAACGACGTGTTCGTCGAGCCCTGGGCCATGGCGCAGCACATCGTCGCTGCGACGACGCGATCCTCGCCGCTGATCGCCGTCAATCCGGTCTACATGCATCCGTTCACGGCAGCGAAGTTCGTTTCGTCCTTTGCCCAGCTCTACAGCCGCAAGGTCTATCTCAACATGATCACGGGGACTGCGGTCAGTGATCTGCAGGGGCTCGGCGACGAGCACCCGCATGCCGACCGCTATGTCCGCCTCGGCGAGTTCGTCGCGATCATGCGCCAATTGCTTTCGAGCCCGCGCCCGGTCAATGTCGAGGGCCGGTTCTACCGCGCCAGCAATCTGCAACTGCGGCCGCACCTGCCGGCGGAGTTGATGCCGGAATTCCTGATCGCGGGGCAATCGCACGCGGCACAACGCGTCGCAGAGGAGACCGGCTGCGTCAAGATGCAGATGCTGCCGCCCGATCTCGATCGCGGTCTCAACGCGCCCGGAATGAATTTTGGCATCTTCGCGCGCGAGAGCAGCTGCGAGGCGCGACAGGCTGCGAAGGCCCGCTTCCGCGACAACCCTGATGACCGAGAACTGCTTGCGCTCACGGTGGAGAACTCAGATTCCGTCTGGAAGCGGCGGCTCTTTGAGGGCCAAAGCGGCGAGCTCGCCGACAATGGCTACTGGCTGCTGCCGTACCTCACCTTCCAGGCCGACTGCCCCTATCTCGTCGGCAGCTACGCCGAGATCGGTGCGAAGTTGAAGGATTTTGCCGCGAAGGGCCTCACCACGATCATGCTCGACATGGTCGCCGACGAGACTGAGATGCAGCACGTCTGCAAGGCGCTCAAGGCCAGCGGGATGTTTTGA
- a CDS encoding histone deacetylase family protein → MKAVHTELHRSHDPQFFLVRGVVKRTTEQPERADRLLKGLKDGKHQLVEPSKFGQGPRARIHSPEYLSFLSEAWDAWTALGDSGPEMIGNIHPVRHAATYPTHIVGKLGWHTADTAAPIGPGTWAAACAATDVAVTAAQMVMDGEDATYALCRPPGHHAYRDMAGGFCFLNNSAIAAAHLRLKHERVVILDVDVHHGNGTQGIFYAQPDVYTISIHADPIAYYPYVWGYAHERGEGPGLGANLNIPLPIGTGDDGYIQAMGVARQAIESFAPGALVIALGLDASEHDPLKGLAVTTPGFRRIGQAIARMGLPTVFVQEGGYLSDILGANLTSVLAGFEEAR, encoded by the coding sequence GTGAAAGCCGTCCATACCGAACTGCACCGCAGCCATGATCCGCAATTCTTCCTGGTTCGCGGTGTCGTCAAGCGCACCACCGAGCAGCCCGAGCGCGCCGATCGGTTGCTCAAGGGATTGAAGGACGGCAAGCATCAACTGGTCGAGCCGAGCAAATTCGGCCAGGGCCCGCGGGCGCGCATTCACAGCCCGGAATATCTGTCGTTCCTGAGCGAAGCCTGGGACGCCTGGACAGCGCTCGGCGATTCCGGCCCGGAGATGATCGGCAACATTCATCCCGTGCGGCACGCCGCAACCTATCCAACCCACATCGTCGGCAAGCTTGGCTGGCACACCGCCGATACCGCGGCACCGATCGGCCCGGGCACCTGGGCCGCGGCGTGTGCCGCCACCGACGTTGCGGTCACGGCGGCGCAGATGGTGATGGACGGCGAGGATGCGACCTACGCGCTCTGCCGTCCGCCCGGCCATCACGCCTATCGCGATATGGCCGGCGGCTTCTGCTTTCTCAACAACAGCGCGATCGCGGCAGCCCATCTGCGGCTCAAGCACGAGCGCGTGGTGATCCTCGACGTCGACGTCCATCACGGCAACGGCACGCAAGGCATCTTTTACGCGCAGCCGGATGTCTACACGATCTCGATCCACGCCGATCCGATCGCCTATTATCCGTATGTGTGGGGCTATGCGCATGAGCGCGGCGAAGGTCCCGGCCTCGGCGCCAATCTCAACATCCCGCTGCCGATCGGCACCGGCGATGACGGTTACATCCAGGCGATGGGTGTCGCGCGCCAAGCGATCGAATCCTTTGCGCCCGGCGCGCTCGTGATCGCGCTCGGCCTCGATGCGTCCGAGCACGATCCGCTGAAGGGCCTCGCCGTCACCACGCCCGGCTTCCGCCGCATCGGCCAGGCCATCGCGAGGATGGGCCTGCCGACCGTGTTCGTGCAGGAGGGTGGCTATCTCTCGGATATTCTCGGCGCGAATCTGACCTCGGTGCTGGCGGGATTTGAAGAGGCAAGGTGA